From the genome of Pseudanabaena sp. FACHB-2040:
ACTCGTGGGATGGCTCGTCTTCTGGGGTGGAGAGCAGGCCAACCTGGGCATTGGTGAGAATCGCGGAAAGGGGCGATCGCAACTCGTGGGAGGCATCTGCCGTGAACCGCTGCAGCTGTTGATAGGCTTGCCGGATCGGCTGCATAGCGGCACCGCCCAGCAACCATCCAGTTAGGCCAATAAACCCCAATGCCACCGGCACCGCAAACGTCAGAACCAGGCGAAACTGAAAAAATCCGTCCTGCACCTCCGTTAAGGGAGCAGCAATCTGAAGATAGCCCAGAATCTCACTTCTACCCTTGATGGGTAGTGTTGCCTGACGTAGCCAGATCTCTTCTGCCGTCAGAGGATCAGCTAATTGAACCGTTAGAAAACCCGGCCCTACCGCCAGCCGCTCCGGCGGTGGAGCCCCAAAAAACCGCGTCACCTGCCCCTGAGCGGTGTACCAGCGAGCGTAGGCTAGCTCTTTGTCGAGGGGATGAGAGCCGCTACCCAGTAGCGGCACATGGTTGAGATCTACGTTACTCGGGGATTGCCGCAGGTCGTACTGCACACTGGCCGCCATGACACTGGCTTTGTCATACAGCAGCCGGTCAAGGCCCTTAAGCTTGTCCTGCACCTCAACGTAGTAGACAATTCCGGCGAAAACGACCAGAATGCTGCCCATTGAGAGGGTAAACCAACGGGCCAGGTTGCGACGACTGTGGTTAAACACGGGCCAACTTAAGCCTTAGGAGATCTCTGGGGGGCTGAGCCGATATCCCATACTGTAAATGGTTTCGATCCAGTCGGCGGCTCCCACGACCTGCAGTCGGCGGCGCAGCTTGCGCACAAGCACCGTCATGGCGTTGCTTTCTGGCTCTGCGCCCCACTCCCAAACGGCCTGCTCAATCTGGTTACGCGTTAGCACCTGCCGGGGGTGGCGCATGAAATACTCCAACAGCTGAAACTCTCGACCCGAGAGCGAAACCGCTGCGCCCTGGCGTTCTGCAATCAGCGTATCGAGGTGCAGCTGTAGGTCTTCTAAGCAAAGCATATCGCCTTGCCACAGCGGGGATCGCCGCCGCAGTGCCCTCACCCGCGCCATAAATTCTGGAATATCGATGGGCTTAACTAGATAATCGTCGGCCCCTGCATCGAGCCCCGATACTTTGTCGGCAGAGGTGTCTTTGGCTGTAATCATCAGGATGGGCGCTGATTTTCCAGCGGCCCGGTACTGGCTGCACAGGTTCAGCCCGCTCAAGCGAGGCAGCATCCAATCTACAATCAGCAGGTCATAATCTTTGTCTATCAGCAGCTTCTGAGCGGTTTCCCCGTCTTTCACACCGTCTACACCATGCCCTGCTTGGGTCAACACTGTTTTTAGGGGCATCAGCTGTTTAGGATCGTCTTCGACAAGCAAGATTCTCATACCACACGATTAA
Proteins encoded in this window:
- a CDS encoding ATP-binding protein, giving the protein MFNHSRRNLARWFTLSMGSILVVFAGIVYYVEVQDKLKGLDRLLYDKASVMAASVQYDLRQSPSNVDLNHVPLLGSGSHPLDKELAYARWYTAQGQVTRFFGAPPPERLAVGPGFLTVQLADPLTAEEIWLRQATLPIKGRSEILGYLQIAAPLTEVQDGFFQFRLVLTFAVPVALGFIGLTGWLLGGAAMQPIRQAYQQLQRFTADASHELRSPLSAILTNAQVGLLSTPEDEPSHESLRNIVDSAKSMSALVNNLLLLARHQGRLAPESLKLVNLNVLLKDLAAQFTKLAAEQNLTLTYELSKLPIEVQADPDLLLQALENLLANACKYTPAHGVIHLRLVGHINWAIIQVVDTGIGIPEADLPHIFDRFYRVDTQRTLESGGFGLGLAIAQQMVKAHGGQIRVASTVSKGSTFQVELPLKPHYSELL
- the rppA gene encoding two-component system response regulator RppA; translated protein: MRILLVEDDPKQLMPLKTVLTQAGHGVDGVKDGETAQKLLIDKDYDLLIVDWMLPRLSGLNLCSQYRAAGKSAPILMITAKDTSADKVSGLDAGADDYLVKPIDIPEFMARVRALRRRSPLWQGDMLCLEDLQLHLDTLIAERQGAAVSLSGREFQLLEYFMRHPRQVLTRNQIEQAVWEWGAEPESNAMTVLVRKLRRRLQVVGAADWIETIYSMGYRLSPPEIS